The proteins below are encoded in one region of Pseudomonas putida NBRC 14164:
- a CDS encoding GNAT family N-acetyltransferase: protein MIHIRPMTAEDFERFWPTFQAIVQAAETYAYDPALSIDQARQLWQELPLHTLLAEEDGELLGSYYLKANAAGPGAHVGNCGYMVCEQARGRGVARLMCEHSQKLARQEGFLALQFNSVVASNEVAVALWHKLGFETVGRLPKAYRHARLGLVDCLVMYKWLADEPVVEKPPLLIGRKNIEARVSRRRGR, encoded by the coding sequence ATGATCCACATTCGCCCCATGACAGCCGAAGACTTCGAGCGCTTCTGGCCCACCTTCCAGGCCATTGTCCAGGCCGCTGAAACTTACGCATACGACCCGGCCCTGAGCATCGATCAGGCCCGTCAGCTGTGGCAGGAGCTGCCATTGCACACGCTGCTGGCCGAAGAGGATGGCGAGCTGCTGGGTTCTTATTACCTGAAGGCCAATGCCGCCGGGCCTGGCGCGCACGTGGGCAACTGCGGCTACATGGTGTGCGAACAGGCACGTGGCCGGGGTGTGGCGCGCCTGATGTGCGAGCACTCGCAGAAGCTGGCACGCCAAGAGGGCTTTCTGGCCCTGCAGTTCAACTCGGTAGTGGCCAGCAATGAAGTCGCGGTGGCACTGTGGCACAAGCTGGGCTTCGAAACAGTCGGGCGCTTGCCCAAGGCTTATCGCCATGCCCGCCTGGGGCTGGTGGACTGCCTGGTGATGTACAAGTGGCTGGCGGATGAACCGGTGGTGGAGAAGCCGCCACTGCTGATCGGGCGCAAGAATATCGAGGCGCGGGTGTCGCGGCGTCGCGGGCGCTGA
- a CDS encoding outer membrane beta-barrel protein, with product MSARQLLRHTCLLALIAAPLAATAAPSTDPLFTLGLQGAYDKFKFEGGSESDKEHMGQGGVFATFGNKLTAESGFIYQLGAEAKFGKKNDNKLKEAQADLDLGWRAALDARNFVDVTVGGGYSWSRFEPEINDLDTKLTVKSPFAKAALGYNHQFDASTLRVEVGARHTLDGRARLKVDDFGSDTVDLKDRTNPYAEVTLLMNQQGAMPVQAGVYYTRTEYKLDEDSPAADNTKLKRDEFGVKVGLAF from the coding sequence ATGTCTGCTCGTCAACTGTTGCGCCACACCTGCCTGCTCGCCCTGATCGCTGCGCCGCTGGCCGCCACCGCCGCGCCCAGCACCGACCCGCTGTTCACACTTGGTCTGCAGGGCGCCTACGACAAGTTCAAGTTCGAAGGTGGCAGTGAAAGCGACAAGGAACACATGGGCCAAGGCGGCGTGTTCGCCACCTTCGGCAACAAGCTGACAGCCGAATCCGGTTTCATCTACCAGCTCGGCGCCGAAGCCAAATTCGGCAAGAAGAACGACAACAAGCTCAAGGAGGCCCAGGCCGACCTTGACCTTGGCTGGCGTGCGGCGCTGGACGCTCGCAACTTTGTCGACGTGACCGTGGGCGGCGGTTACAGCTGGTCGCGCTTCGAACCGGAAATCAACGACCTCGATACCAAGCTCACGGTGAAATCGCCCTTTGCCAAGGCGGCATTGGGCTACAACCACCAGTTCGACGCCTCGACCTTGCGCGTGGAAGTTGGGGCACGCCACACCCTGGACGGCCGCGCGCGGCTGAAGGTTGACGACTTTGGTAGCGACACGGTCGACCTGAAAGACCGCACCAACCCGTATGCCGAAGTGACGTTGCTGATGAACCAGCAGGGCGCTATGCCGGTGCAGGCGGGTGTTTACTACACCCGCACCGAATACAAGCTGGATGAAGATTCGCCGGCAGCAGACAACACCAAGCTCAAGCGTGACGAGTTTGGGGTGAAGGTGGGCCTGGCCTTCTGA
- a CDS encoding TonB-dependent receptor: MSRKFKLHPLAACLAVALPALADDRDPQPLALPSMAITDTLDSRAIDLATPTQAGSRLGLSALETPASTSSISAEQIQQRNNLTVQDAVTRSPGITFVGSPGDGGTGLSARGFAGHSSVMTLFDGARLYTGAGTQTFPVDPWMVERIDVIRGPASVLHGEGATGAVINVIPKKPFAGEVRNHLRLGYGSWDRQQLGLDSGGSLSERLSSRLTLNQQAGNGWVDRTTSRSLALSAALRFDASDDLSFTLAHDRGDAEPANYYGTPLIDGHYRSSLRKKNYNVQNDVQHYVDEWTRLTTDWTLNDHVSASNQLYYIKSRRHWRNAEDYSWDAERQQLQRGSYLEIKHNQEQFGDRQTFTFDHSVFGLASKTVVGAEYNKVRFNVNSNAPYNDVGGDYIDPWQPEPGWFHSASPLRPQTLSSTHTFALFAENRLQLSDRLSLVTGVRRDQNHIDRTNLTNDSRSDRSLQGGNWRAGLVFAVTDDLSLYGQYSTSQEGVNNLISLSPTQMHYDLTEAKQTEVGLKQRFWDGRGEWTLAAYHIIKKKLLVDDPITHEKQQAGQQTSDGLEATLELALAHQWQVSANASLVRARYDDFDEMVGGVAQDRAGNRPANVPRRTANLWLSKGFGQQVEAGIGARYVDERYADTANTQSAPGYTVVDANIAWQVLPDVKLGLQLNNLFDREYVQSAFSGQQWLMGMPRSYFATVDYTF, encoded by the coding sequence ATGTCCCGTAAGTTCAAGCTTCACCCCCTGGCGGCCTGCCTGGCCGTCGCCCTGCCGGCCCTGGCCGATGACCGTGACCCACAACCCCTGGCCTTGCCCTCCATGGCCATCACCGACACCCTCGACAGCCGGGCCATCGACCTGGCCACGCCAACCCAGGCAGGCTCGCGCCTTGGCCTCAGCGCCCTGGAAACACCGGCCAGCACCAGCAGCATCAGCGCCGAGCAGATCCAGCAGCGCAACAACCTCACCGTGCAGGATGCGGTAACGCGGTCGCCGGGCATCACCTTCGTCGGCTCCCCGGGCGACGGCGGCACCGGCCTGTCCGCCCGCGGCTTTGCCGGCCACAGCTCGGTGATGACCCTGTTCGACGGCGCCCGCCTGTACACCGGTGCCGGCACCCAGACGTTCCCTGTCGACCCGTGGATGGTCGAACGCATCGATGTGATTCGCGGCCCGGCTTCGGTACTGCATGGCGAAGGCGCCACCGGCGCGGTGATCAACGTGATCCCGAAAAAACCGTTTGCCGGTGAGGTGCGCAACCACCTGCGCCTGGGCTACGGCTCGTGGGACCGCCAGCAGCTGGGCCTGGACAGCGGCGGCAGCCTCAGCGAGCGCCTGAGCTCTCGCCTCACCCTCAACCAGCAGGCCGGCAACGGCTGGGTCGACCGCACCACTTCGCGCAGCCTGGCCCTGAGTGCCGCGCTGCGTTTCGATGCCAGTGACGACCTCAGCTTTACCCTTGCCCACGACCGTGGCGATGCAGAGCCTGCCAACTACTACGGCACCCCGCTGATCGACGGGCACTACCGCAGCAGCCTGCGCAAGAAAAACTACAACGTGCAAAACGACGTGCAGCACTACGTCGATGAGTGGACCCGGCTGACCACCGACTGGACGTTGAACGACCACGTCAGCGCCAGCAACCAGCTGTACTACATCAAGAGCCGCCGCCACTGGCGCAACGCCGAAGACTACAGCTGGGACGCCGAGCGCCAGCAATTGCAGCGCGGCAGCTACCTGGAAATCAAGCACAACCAGGAACAGTTCGGCGACCGCCAGACCTTCACCTTTGACCACAGCGTGTTCGGGCTGGCCAGCAAGACCGTGGTCGGCGCGGAATACAACAAGGTCCGCTTCAACGTCAACAGCAATGCGCCCTACAACGATGTGGGCGGCGACTACATCGACCCGTGGCAACCAGAACCGGGCTGGTTTCACAGCGCCTCGCCGCTGCGCCCGCAAACCTTGTCCAGCACCCACACCTTCGCCCTGTTCGCCGAAAACCGCCTGCAGCTGAGCGACCGGCTGTCGCTGGTCACCGGCGTGCGCCGCGACCAGAACCACATCGACCGCACCAACCTGACCAACGACAGCCGCAGCGACCGCAGCCTGCAAGGTGGCAACTGGCGCGCCGGGCTGGTGTTCGCCGTCACCGACGACCTGTCGCTCTACGGGCAGTACTCCACCAGCCAGGAGGGGGTCAACAACCTCATCAGCCTCAGCCCCACACAGATGCACTATGACCTGACCGAGGCGAAGCAGACCGAGGTAGGCCTCAAGCAGCGCTTCTGGGACGGCCGTGGCGAATGGACGCTTGCCGCCTACCACATCATCAAGAAGAAACTGCTGGTGGACGACCCGATCACCCACGAGAAGCAGCAGGCTGGGCAGCAGACGTCCGATGGCCTTGAGGCCACCCTGGAACTGGCCCTGGCGCATCAGTGGCAGGTATCGGCTAACGCGTCTCTGGTGCGCGCCAGGTATGACGACTTCGACGAGATGGTCGGCGGCGTGGCTCAGGACCGTGCTGGCAACCGGCCGGCCAACGTGCCACGGCGTACTGCCAACCTGTGGTTGAGCAAAGGCTTCGGCCAGCAGGTAGAGGCCGGCATTGGTGCGCGCTACGTAGATGAGCGTTATGCCGATACCGCCAATACCCAGAGCGCCCCCGGGTATACCGTGGTCGATGCCAACATCGCCTGGCAGGTGCTGCCGGATGTGAAGTTGGGCTTGCAGTTGAACAACCTGTTTGATCGTGAATATGTGCAGTCGGCGTTCAGTGGGCAGCAGTGGTTGATGGGGATGCCGCGGTCGTACTTTGCGACGGTGGATTACACCTTCTGA
- a CDS encoding DUF1624 domain-containing protein, whose protein sequence is MTSASATPSLITQRLQSIDALRGLVILFMLLDHVRETFFLHRQVSDPMTIDATEPSLFFSRTLAHLCAPVFVLLTGLSAWLYGEKHQGRGDVSAFLFKRGLFLVVLEFTLVNFAWTFQLPPSVIYLQVIWAIGVSMIALSLLVWLPRAALLALGAVIVAGHNLLDGLHFGVESALHVPWAILHDRGWLEFSENLRLRTSYPVLPWIGVIALGYGLGPWFARGSTAGQRQQRLLLAGLTALLGFVVLRLFNGYGEAPWSGYPTLTQTVMSFFNITKYPPSLLFLALTLGCGLLLLRAFERAGQARWISALAVFGAAPMFFYLLHLYVLKLLYLACVALFGLNHGDYFGFDGITAVWLGAAALAVSLYLPVRGFARLKARRRDITWLKYF, encoded by the coding sequence ATGACAAGCGCCAGCGCCACGCCCTCCTTGATCACCCAGCGCCTGCAGAGCATCGATGCCCTGCGCGGCCTGGTGATTCTGTTCATGCTTCTGGACCACGTCCGCGAAACGTTCTTCCTGCACCGACAGGTCAGCGACCCGATGACCATCGACGCCACAGAGCCTTCGCTGTTCTTCAGCCGTACCTTGGCCCACCTGTGCGCGCCAGTGTTCGTCCTGCTGACCGGCCTGTCGGCCTGGCTGTATGGCGAAAAACACCAGGGCCGTGGCGATGTCTCGGCGTTTCTGTTCAAGCGCGGGCTGTTCCTGGTGGTGCTGGAGTTCACTCTGGTCAACTTCGCCTGGACCTTCCAGCTGCCCCCCAGCGTCATCTACCTGCAAGTCATCTGGGCCATCGGCGTCAGCATGATCGCCCTGTCGCTGCTCGTATGGCTGCCACGTGCGGCCCTGCTCGCCTTGGGCGCAGTCATCGTTGCCGGTCACAACCTGCTCGACGGCCTGCACTTTGGCGTGGAGTCCGCCCTGCACGTGCCATGGGCCATCCTGCACGACCGTGGCTGGCTTGAATTTTCCGAAAACCTGCGCCTGCGCACGTCTTACCCGGTGCTGCCATGGATCGGCGTCATCGCCCTGGGCTATGGCCTGGGCCCCTGGTTCGCCCGTGGCAGCACAGCCGGCCAACGCCAGCAGCGCCTGCTGCTGGCTGGGCTGACTGCGTTGCTGGGCTTTGTCGTGTTGCGCCTGTTCAACGGCTATGGCGAGGCGCCGTGGAGCGGTTACCCTACTCTCACCCAAACCGTGATGAGCTTCTTCAACATCACCAAATACCCGCCGTCACTGCTATTCCTGGCCCTGACCCTGGGCTGTGGCCTGCTTTTGCTGCGCGCCTTCGAACGCGCCGGCCAGGCCCGGTGGATCAGCGCGCTGGCAGTGTTTGGCGCAGCACCGATGTTCTTCTACCTGTTGCACCTGTACGTGCTGAAACTGCTGTACCTGGCCTGCGTGGCGCTGTTCGGCCTCAACCATGGCGACTATTTCGGTTTCGACGGCATCACGGCGGTGTGGCTGGGTGCAGCGGCGCTGGCGGTTTCGCTGTACCTGCCGGTGCGCGGGTTCGCCCGCCTGAAAGCGCGCCGCCGCGACATCACCTGGCTGAAGTACTTCTGA
- a CDS encoding ABC transporter substrate-binding protein, translated as MLPRFATLLAGLGLTGLAQAAATHYPLTVENCGKPQTFAQAPQRAVTIGQAGTEMLYALGLGDKLAGTSLWFNNVLPEYQAQNDKVPRLADNDPSFEAVVGKRPQLVTVQFEWMVGAQGVVGTREQFDELKIPTYLLPSDCEGKDNLVGADGTRLQAFQVSSIYKSVSQLAEIFDVQDRGTALNAELKGHLDSAKAQLAGKDLSTTSALFWFSSADLDIDPYVAGRQGVADFMLRTLGVRNVVESTEEWPTVGWETLAKANPTWLIIARMDRRRFPADDYQKKLEFLRNDPVTRNMDAVKHNRIIVLDADAMQAGIRLFRGLQTLSAAFASGKAAQ; from the coding sequence ATGCTGCCCCGTTTCGCCACCCTGCTCGCCGGCCTTGGCCTCACTGGCCTGGCCCAGGCCGCTGCCACCCACTACCCGCTGACGGTCGAGAACTGCGGCAAACCGCAAACCTTCGCCCAGGCGCCGCAGCGCGCCGTCACCATCGGCCAGGCCGGCACCGAGATGCTCTACGCACTCGGGCTGGGCGACAAGCTGGCGGGCACCTCGCTGTGGTTCAACAACGTGCTGCCCGAGTACCAGGCGCAGAACGACAAGGTGCCGCGCCTGGCCGACAATGACCCCAGCTTCGAGGCCGTGGTCGGCAAGCGCCCACAACTGGTGACGGTGCAGTTCGAATGGATGGTCGGCGCCCAGGGTGTGGTGGGCACCCGCGAGCAGTTCGATGAACTGAAGATCCCCACTTACCTGCTGCCGTCGGACTGCGAGGGCAAGGACAACCTGGTCGGCGCCGACGGCACCCGCCTGCAGGCGTTCCAGGTCAGCAGCATCTACAAGAGCGTCAGCCAGCTGGCCGAGATCTTTGATGTGCAGGACCGCGGTACTGCGTTGAACGCCGAGCTGAAAGGCCACCTGGACAGCGCCAAGGCACAACTGGCCGGCAAGGACCTGTCCACCACTTCGGCACTGTTCTGGTTCTCCAGCGCCGACCTCGACATCGACCCTTACGTGGCGGGCCGTCAAGGGGTCGCTGACTTCATGCTGCGCACGTTGGGCGTGCGCAATGTGGTCGAGTCCACCGAGGAGTGGCCGACCGTAGGCTGGGAAACCCTGGCCAAGGCCAACCCCACCTGGCTGATCATCGCCCGCATGGACCGCCGCCGCTTCCCCGCCGACGACTACCAGAAAAAGCTGGAATTCCTGCGCAACGACCCGGTAACCCGCAACATGGACGCGGTGAAGCACAACCGCATCATCGTCCTCGACGCCGACGCCATGCAGGCCGGCATCCGCCTGTTCCGTGGCCTGCAAACCTTGTCGGCAGCCTTCGCCAGCGGTAAAGCGGCCCAGTGA
- a CDS encoding FecCD family ABC transporter permease, giving the protein MIRLLPCIAIALAALLAALLAGTAIGETNLSPSVVGQVLANHLWQAGYPVDPIDAGIVWNYRLTRTLVAAACGAGLATCGVVLQALLRNPLAEPYLLGLSAGASTGAVLVGLLGLGSLALSMSGGAFIGALAAFALVLLLARAAGPGSNNAQVILAGIAGSQLFTALTAFLITKSATAEQARGILFWLLGNLSGVRWPSVWLAVPVALFGLVVCLLHRRALDAFTFGADSAASLGIPVRRTQLLLISCTALVTAVMVSIVGAIGFVGLVIPHALRLLLGPGHSRLLPASALGGALFLIAADVLSRTLITGQVIPVGVVTALIGAPVFALILVSRRGHS; this is encoded by the coding sequence ATGATTCGCCTGTTACCCTGCATCGCAATCGCCTTGGCGGCACTATTGGCCGCCTTGCTGGCCGGCACTGCCATCGGTGAGACCAACCTGTCACCCAGCGTGGTCGGCCAGGTGCTGGCCAACCACCTGTGGCAGGCCGGCTACCCGGTTGACCCGATCGACGCCGGCATCGTCTGGAACTACCGCCTGACCCGCACCCTGGTCGCTGCAGCCTGCGGTGCCGGCCTGGCCACCTGCGGTGTGGTTCTCCAGGCGCTGCTGCGCAACCCGCTGGCCGAGCCGTACCTGCTGGGCTTGTCCGCCGGCGCCTCGACCGGTGCAGTGCTGGTCGGCCTGCTGGGTCTGGGTAGCCTGGCGCTGAGCATGTCCGGTGGCGCCTTCATCGGTGCGCTGGCTGCGTTCGCCCTGGTGCTGCTACTGGCCCGCGCGGCCGGCCCAGGCAGCAACAACGCGCAGGTGATCCTCGCCGGCATCGCCGGCTCGCAACTGTTCACCGCCCTCACCGCTTTTCTCATCACCAAGTCGGCCACCGCCGAACAGGCACGCGGCATCCTGTTCTGGCTACTGGGCAATCTCAGCGGTGTGCGTTGGCCTTCCGTGTGGCTGGCTGTGCCGGTGGCGCTGTTCGGCCTGGTGGTGTGCCTGTTGCACCGCCGCGCGCTGGACGCCTTCACCTTCGGCGCCGATTCGGCTGCATCGCTGGGCATCCCGGTGCGGCGCACCCAGTTACTGCTGATCAGTTGCACGGCACTGGTCACGGCGGTGATGGTGTCCATCGTCGGCGCCATCGGCTTTGTCGGGCTGGTAATCCCGCATGCCCTGCGCCTGCTGCTCGGCCCCGGGCACAGCCGCCTGTTGCCCGCCAGCGCACTGGGCGGCGCACTGTTCCTGATTGCCGCCGACGTCCTTTCGCGCACCTTGATTACGGGCCAGGTGATTCCCGTGGGCGTGGTAACCGCACTGATCGGTGCACCGGTGTTCGCACTGATTCTGGTCAGCCGCCGAGGGCACTCATGA
- a CDS encoding ABC transporter ATP-binding protein, producing the protein MTVMIAAQLAPLSCQGLGLQLAGNTVLRDIDLHVVAGETLGIVGPNGSGKSSLLKLLAGLRKPASGSVQLLGEPLAQLPRRRVAQALALVEQQADTLDAISVFDAVALGRTPWLSALAPFSGEDRAIVEQALADLDALHLRTRLWGSLSGGERQRVHIARALAQRPQVLLLDEPTNHLDIQHQLSLLQQVQALPVTTLVALHDLNQALTCDRVAVLDKGHLVALGKPFDVLTPERLLCTFGVHARYLTDPFDGARILRFRAP; encoded by the coding sequence ATGACGGTCATGATCGCTGCACAGCTTGCGCCACTGAGCTGCCAGGGCCTGGGGCTGCAACTGGCCGGCAATACCGTGCTGCGCGATATCGACCTGCACGTTGTGGCAGGTGAAACCCTGGGCATTGTCGGCCCCAACGGCTCCGGCAAATCCTCACTGCTCAAGCTGCTGGCCGGGCTGCGCAAGCCGGCCAGCGGCAGCGTGCAACTGCTGGGCGAACCGCTGGCACAGCTGCCCCGCCGCCGTGTTGCACAGGCCCTGGCGCTGGTTGAGCAACAGGCTGACACCCTCGATGCAATCAGTGTGTTCGATGCCGTTGCCCTGGGCCGTACGCCTTGGTTGTCGGCACTGGCACCGTTCTCTGGGGAGGACCGTGCCATCGTCGAGCAGGCCCTGGCTGACCTCGACGCCCTGCACCTGCGCACACGCCTGTGGGGTTCGCTGTCGGGTGGCGAGCGCCAGCGCGTGCACATCGCCCGCGCCTTGGCGCAACGGCCACAGGTACTGTTGCTGGACGAGCCTACCAACCACCTGGACATTCAGCACCAGCTAAGCCTGCTGCAGCAGGTTCAAGCCTTGCCGGTCACCACGCTGGTGGCCTTGCACGACCTCAACCAGGCACTCACCTGCGACCGCGTCGCGGTGCTCGACAAGGGCCACCTGGTGGCCCTTGGCAAACCGTTCGACGTCCTCACGCCCGAGCGCCTGCTGTGCACCTTCGGCGTACATGCCCGCTACCTCACCGACCCCTTCGATGGCGCGCGCATCCTGCGTTTTCGCGCCCCTTGA
- a CDS encoding pseudoazurin encodes MLLRPVALLLVSALFAPAALAEVHEVKMLNRGSEGAMVYEPDHLRIAPGDTVRFLPTQSGHNAASVPGLLPTGAEPFKSKLNQPFEQTFSVPGVYGIQCIPHLAMGMVMLIQVGDAPAAELPASLPARAQARFAAQLQKLEAAR; translated from the coding sequence ATGCTGTTGCGCCCTGTTGCCCTGCTGCTTGTCAGCGCCCTGTTTGCCCCCGCCGCACTGGCCGAGGTGCATGAAGTGAAAATGCTCAACCGCGGCAGCGAAGGCGCCATGGTGTACGAGCCGGATCACCTGCGCATTGCCCCCGGCGATACCGTGCGCTTTCTGCCCACCCAGAGCGGGCACAATGCGGCCAGCGTGCCCGGCCTGCTGCCCACAGGCGCCGAACCCTTCAAGAGCAAACTGAACCAGCCTTTCGAGCAAACCTTCAGCGTGCCGGGCGTATATGGCATCCAGTGCATTCCGCACCTGGCGATGGGCATGGTGATGTTGATCCAGGTGGGTGATGCGCCGGCTGCCGAATTGCCAGCCAGCTTGCCTGCACGGGCGCAAGCCCGCTTCGCGGCCCAGTTGCAGAAGCTTGAGGCCGCGCGATGA
- a CDS encoding OprD family porin, protein MNRLLLALPLLGLSPLALADSAQSQSSGFVEDSSWNILNRSVFDQRDYKQGGRNSAARNAYKPRSERNGKAEEWAYGLMGTFQSGFTQGLIGVGVDAHAYLGVQLDSGGGRAGKARLLGVDNDGHPKNEYSRAGAALKLRASNTVLSYGEQRVKTPVFSSSDSRLLPETATGFFLTSNEFDTLKLLAGHFNESTDRNASSHDKGFVVNYSNGKQGNSFDLAGVVWNPGAAFSGSLYTSRYEDSWNQHYLGSTFSHALDDRRSISLDLNLYRTTDTGKALSGRIDNTTWSLVSRYSQGPHGFSLGWQQVDGNTPFDYVTRGAIFIANAVQMSDFNAPNEKSWQARYDLNMGAYGVPGLNLTALYVRGFDIDGTHVDPNGGYAYLGYGKGGKHWERDLEARYVVQSGKAKGTTFSVRHNVHRGNTAQAELDGDQIRLAVEWPLSGGF, encoded by the coding sequence ATGAACCGGCTGTTGTTAGCGTTGCCGTTGCTGGGGTTGTCGCCCTTGGCCCTGGCCGACTCCGCGCAGTCGCAAAGCAGCGGTTTTGTCGAAGACAGCAGCTGGAACATCCTCAACCGCAGCGTATTCGACCAACGCGACTACAAGCAAGGTGGGCGCAACAGTGCCGCGCGCAATGCCTACAAACCGCGCAGCGAACGTAATGGCAAGGCCGAGGAATGGGCCTACGGTTTGATGGGGACCTTTCAGTCCGGCTTCACCCAGGGCCTGATCGGTGTTGGCGTCGATGCCCATGCCTACCTGGGCGTGCAACTCGACAGTGGCGGCGGGCGCGCGGGCAAAGCGCGCCTGCTGGGGGTGGATAACGATGGGCACCCGAAAAACGAATACAGCCGTGCAGGGGCAGCGCTGAAGTTGCGGGCGTCCAATACCGTGCTCTCCTATGGCGAGCAACGGGTCAAGACCCCGGTATTCAGCTCTTCCGACAGCCGCCTGCTGCCCGAAACCGCTACAGGGTTCTTCCTCACCAGCAACGAGTTCGACACGCTCAAGCTGCTGGCCGGGCACTTCAACGAAAGCACCGACCGCAATGCCTCCAGCCACGACAAGGGCTTCGTGGTGAACTACTCCAACGGCAAGCAAGGCAACAGTTTCGACCTGGCCGGTGTGGTGTGGAACCCCGGCGCAGCGTTCAGTGGCAGCCTGTATACCTCGCGCTACGAAGACAGCTGGAACCAGCACTACCTGGGCAGTACCTTCAGCCATGCGCTGGATGACCGACGCAGCATCAGCCTGGACCTCAACCTGTACCGCACCACAGACACTGGCAAGGCGCTGTCCGGGCGCATCGACAACACCACCTGGAGCCTGGTCTCGCGCTACAGCCAGGGGCCGCACGGTTTCAGCCTTGGCTGGCAGCAGGTCGACGGCAACACCCCGTTCGACTACGTGACGCGAGGGGCAATCTTCATTGCCAACGCCGTGCAGATGTCGGACTTCAACGCCCCGAACGAGAAGTCCTGGCAGGCACGTTATGACCTGAACATGGGTGCCTATGGGGTGCCGGGGTTGAACCTCACGGCGCTGTACGTGAGGGGGTTCGATATCGACGGCACACATGTCGACCCCAATGGCGGGTATGCGTACCTGGGGTATGGCAAGGGTGGCAAGCATTGGGAGCGCGACCTGGAGGCGCGGTATGTGGTGCAGAGCGGCAAGGCCAAGGGGACGACGTTCTCGGTGAGGCATAACGTGCACCGGGGGAACACGGCGCAGGCTGAGCTGGACGGGGACCAGATACGGTTGGCGGTGGAGTGGCCGTTGTCCGGGGGGTTCTGA
- a CDS encoding GNAT family N-acetyltransferase — MPNWTLQPVARVAIAEVVAFVDNARRELFPMLAKAPLPHDLAHFADTYLDGAGCFLEARDDGRLVAVIGYVPYDHRFAQLDYHAERVVEVVRLFVLPAYRRHGLAAALFGALRERAEQAGIGCLYLHTHPFLPGAIAFWERQGFAVVDVEQDPVWQTTHMHLRLP; from the coding sequence ATGCCGAACTGGACCCTGCAACCTGTGGCGCGCGTCGCCATTGCCGAAGTCGTTGCGTTTGTCGATAACGCTCGCCGCGAGCTCTTCCCGATGCTTGCGAAGGCGCCATTGCCGCACGACCTTGCGCATTTTGCCGACACCTACCTGGACGGCGCGGGATGCTTTCTTGAGGCCCGTGATGACGGGCGGCTGGTCGCGGTGATCGGCTACGTGCCCTATGACCACCGCTTTGCCCAGCTTGATTACCACGCTGAGCGGGTAGTCGAAGTGGTACGCCTGTTCGTGCTGCCGGCCTACCGCCGGCATGGGCTGGCTGCCGCGTTGTTCGGCGCGTTGCGCGAGCGGGCGGAGCAGGCAGGCATCGGCTGCCTGTACCTGCATACGCATCCGTTTCTGCCGGGTGCCATTGCGTTCTGGGAGCGGCAAGGGTTCGCGGTGGTGGATGTGGAGCAAGACCCGGTCTGGCAGACCACGCACATGCACTTGCGACTGCCCTGA